Genomic DNA from Burkholderia plantarii:
GGCGAGGGCTTCGACCTCGCGCTGCGGATCGGCGCGCTGGCCGATTCGACGCTGGTGGCGCGCACGCTCGGCACGCTGCGCATGATCGCCTGCTGCAGCCCCGCGTACTGTCGCCTGCACGGCGAGCCGGCCACCCCGGCCGACCTGCACGGCCACGCCTGCCTGCTCTACGGGCAGGAGTTGCGCGACGGTTGGGAATTCGACACGCCCGGCGGGCGGCGCGCCTACGACGTGCAGGGGCCGCTGGTGGCCAACAACGGCGACGTGGTACGCGACGCGGCGATCGCCGGGCTCGGCATCGCGCTGCTGCCGCAGTTCATCGTCGGCCCGGCGCTCGCGCGCGGCGAGCTGGTGGCGATCCTCGGCGCGCACGCGAGCCCGCCGCTGCGGCTCAGCGCGGTCTATCCGCAGCACCGGCAGGGGTCGACCGCGATCCGCACGCTGCTCGCGTTTCTCGAGACGCGCCTGGCCGACGCGCTCGGCGCGCAGCCCGACACGGCGCACTGAACGGCGCCGGCGAAACCGGCGGCGGGCGGCCCGCGTGAAATCGCGACCGGGCGCTTGCAACATCGCACGGGCCTCTCTATAATTCGCGCCTCACGCAGGCTCGTAGCTCAGTTGGTTAGAGCACCACCTTGACATGGTGGGGGTCGTTGGTTCGAATCCAATCGAGCCTACCAACGCATTCGGACATGGACGGCAGGCGCCGCGCTCCACGAAAAGCGCGCGATTCGCTTGCCGTCCATTGTCTTTTCAGGCAGCACCGCCACGCTTCACGCGCGGCACTCCAGGCTCGTAGCTCAGTTGGTTAGAGCACCACCTTGACATGGTGGGGGTCGTTGGTTCGAATCCAATCGAGCCTACCAACGCATCCGGCAAGGCCGGCAGGCGCCGCGCCTCACCAAGGCACCGCACCTGCCGGCCGGTGCCCTTCCCTTCGGTTTCCCGTCGCGCCCTGCCGTTCCGTTCGCCGTATCCGCCGCCCGGACGACGTCCCGCGCATGCGCCGCGCCATGCCTGCGCCGCCCGGCCGCGAAACATCATCCATCGTTCCGCAAGCCCGCGCGAACTCATCTACACTTGCCGTTTTGCGATCTGCGGCAAGTCGTCGCATATCGTTCCACGTTTCGTTTCGCGTCGATCGCCTTTCGTCCATGCCCGAGTCCACCGACCTGTCCGGCCCTTCTCCCCACGCGCTTCGGCAAGCCACGTTCCAACGCTTCTGGAGCGCGCGCGTGCTGTCCTCGATCTCGTTCCAGATGCTGTCGGTCGCGATCGGCTGGCACATCTACGCGCTGACGAAAAGCGCCTACGCGCTCGGCCTGGTCGGGCTCGCGCAGTTCCTGCCGATGTTCGTGCTGACGCTGGTGGTGGGCCACGTCGCCGACCGCTACGACCGGCGCCGCATCGTCGCCACCTGCCAGACGCTGCTCGCGTTCGCCTCGGCGATGTTCCTCGCCGGCACGCTCGGCGGCTGGCTCAACGCGCCGATGATCTACGCGCTCGCCGTCTGCCTCGGCGCGGCGCGTGCGTTCGAGAACCCGACCGTCGCCTCGCTGCTGCCGGCCGTGGTGCCGCGCGCGCAGCTGCCGCGCGCCACCGCGCTGTCCACCTCGGCGACGCAGACCGCGCTGATCATCGGCCCGGCCGCGGGCGGCCTGCTGTACGGCGTCGGGCCGAACGTGGTGTACCTGATCGGCATCGTCTGCTTCGGCTGCGCCGCGTACCTGATGGGCACGCTGAAGCTGACCAGCAAGCCGGTGCCGCGCGCGCCCGTCACGCTCGAATCGGTGTTCTCGGGCATCGCCTTCATCCGCCGCGAGCCGGCGATCCTCGGCGCGCTGTCGCTCGACCTGTTCGCCGTGCTGTTCGGCGGCGCCGTCTCGCTGATGCCGATCTACGCGCGCGACATCCTGCATGCCGGGCCGTGGGGGCTCGGGCTGCTGCGCTCGGCGCCCGCCATCGGCGCGCTGGCCGGCACGCTCTGGTTCGCGCGGCACCCGATGCGCAAGCGCCCGGGCATCGCGATGTTCGGCGGCGTGGTGGTGTTCGGCCTCGCCACGCTGGTGTTCGGGCTGTCGACCTGGCTGCCGCTGTCGATCGTCTCGCTCGCCACGCTGGGCGCGGCCGACGTGATCAGCGTGGTGGTGCGCTCCTCGCTCGTGCAGCTGCGCACGCCCGACGAGATGCTCGGCCGCGTCAGCGCCGTCAACGCGCTGTTCATCGGCACCTCGAACCAGCTCGGCGAATTCGAATCGGGCATCACCGCGGGCTGGTGGGGCGCACGGCCGGCCGTGCTGATCGGCGGCGCCTGCACGATCGCGATCGCGCTGCTGTGGACGCGAGTGTTCCCGTCGCTGCGCACCATGCGCTCGCTCGAGGCGGAGAAGTAGACGGCGCGCGGGGCCCGGACATCTCAAAGGCGCTTCCCCGCCGGCTCCGCGAGCCCTCGCCGCCCTCGCCGCTTTCCCGCGCCGCTTTCCCGCGCCGACGCGCTCACGCAGCGCCCACCGGTCACCGGCCGGCGCGCTTGCCCGGCATCCCTCAGCGCGGCGCGGCACAGGCGCGGCCCGGCGTCGACCAAAACCCCGGTATGCAAGGGGTTTCCCCGATTTTTTCGACGAGACGCGCGACACTGCCGGTCCGGCCGGCGAATTCCGCGGCGCAGCATTTCATGCCGCCCGTCGTTTCGTCATGCTTTTCGATTCAGGAGTTCTCATGACCGCCCCTTCGCGCGCGAGCGCCGACGACGATGCCCGCACGCTGTTCCGCCACGCGATGGCGCATCTGGGCGCCGCCGTCAACGTGATCACGACGGCGGGCCCGCACGGCCGCTGCGGCGTGACCGCGAGCGCCGTCTGCTCGGTCACCGACACGCCGCCGACGCTGCTCGTCTGCCTGAACCGCAGCAGCAGCACGCACGCGACGTTCACGGGCCACAGCTCGCTCTGCGTGAACGTGCTGCCGGCCGAGCACGAGCCGCTCGCCCGCCACTTCGCGGGCCTCACCAACCTGCCGATGGACGCGCGCTTCGGCCAGACCGGCTGGGACGAAGGCCCCGGCGGCCTGCCGGTGCTGCGCGACGCGCTGGCGAGCGTGCAGGGCACGATCGTCGAGATGAAGGACGTGGGCTCGCACACGGTGCTGTTCGTCGAGGCGACGGCGATCCGCGTGCGCGGCGAAGGCGACGCGCTGATCTACTTCGGGCGCGCGTTCCATCGCGTCGGCAAGGCGCTGGCCGAGCAGCAATGAACGCGGACGGCGCCCGGACGGGACGGCGTGTTCCGGCACACGGACCGCCGCCGCATGACGTCCCGGCAACCGGCGCACCGCCCCTTCCACTCCGCTGAAGGCCCCCCCTCCGCGAGCGGTGGCCGCGCCGTCTCCGCGCCCAGCCAGCCGCCTCCCGCCAGCCGCGCCCGCCCGTCAGTGCGCGAACTTCCCGAACTTCAGCGTCCGCGCCGCCGGCACCATCGAGGCCGTCGGCGCCGAGGTCGGGCAGGCGTTGCAGCCGCACGCCGAGGTGCCGGCCGGCGCGGCCGGCTGACGATTGGTCCACTGCCCGTTCCAGCCGCCCTGGGCCGAGCACACGGCCGGGCAGACCGCCTGCGCCGCGCGGTAGTCGGCGATCGGCCGCGTGGTGTCGATATCGCAGCCGCACACGTAGTTGGCCTGCGCGCTCTGCTGGATCGGCGGGCTCATGGTGTCGAGCCAGTTGCGGGCCTGCGCGTCGAGCTTGAACATTTCCGGCTGGCCGGCGGCGTCGAGCAGCGCGTTCATCTTCGCGTACAGCGGATAGCTGGCCGCCAGCGTGTCGAGCACGCTGCGCCGCGTGGCGAACAGGTATTGCGGCACCGCGCTGGCGTCCGGCCCGATGCTCTCGAGCATGGTCGTCGAGGCGGCGATCAGGTTGGCGAGCTGCACCGCCAGCGCGCGCGTGCCGCGCAGGTTGGTGGTGGTGTTTACGCCGATCACGTCGGCGTAGAACAGCGGCGGCTCGGCGTGGTCGGACAGCGGCATGATCTTGAAGTCGATGTCCTGACGCGTCGCCTCGCTCATCGCCGACATCGATTCGGAATAGCCGATCACCGCGCGCCCCTCGCCGTTGCTGAACCAGACCGAGCGGTCGTACTGCCCCGGCAGGCTCGCCGTCGCGTTCGGGAAGCTGGCCATCGCGAGCAGCGTGCGCAGGCTCGCCACCGCGTCCGGATCGAGCTGTGCCGCGCTCCACGGCAGCGGCAGCGGATACGCGCCGTTCTGGCTGTGCGCCGCGTCGAGATACAGCGCGCTGCTGGTGGTGCCGCCCGACATGTCGAACATCAGCCCGCGCCGGTCCGGCGGCATCTCGCTCGTGTAGGTGCATTGCTGCAGCGCCGCGTGGACCTGCGTGAGCGTGGTGGCGGCCGCGAGCGCCGCGTCGTGCTTGTGATAGAACAGCAGGTTCGCGCAGCCCAGCTGCGGCAGGCTGTAGTAGCGGTCCCCCACCTTCACGCCGTCGATCGCATAGGGCAGGTAGTCGCCGATGTTCTGCACCTCGCTGGCCGCGAGCGGTTCGAGCCAGTTCTTGCTGCGGAAGTAGTCGAAGAAAATCGCGTCGTAGATGTAGACGTCCGCGCTCGCGGGCGGATCACCCGAGTAGCCGCCGTCCCACTCGCTATCCGGCACGAACTGCAGCGCGATCTCGGGGTGGACCTTCTTCCATTCCGTCTCGATCGCCTGCTGGAACTGATCGACGCGGGGCACCCAGGGATAGAGCGCGACCGTCAACTGCTGGGGCGCGCCGGCGAACGCGTAAGGCAGGATCGCGAGCCAGCATCCCACGGCAAGCATGAAGCGGCAGAACATTCGACGCATGATTTTTCCTTGGTCTTTGATGCGCCGGTACCCCCGGCAGGATTGTCCGGCGCTAACGCCAGAGCGCGTGAAAATGGTGGGTCGGCCCGCGGCCATGGCCGACCTCGAGCCGCCAGGATTCCGCCAGCGCGCCGTTCAGATAGGCCTTCGCGCGCCGCACGCTCTCCTCCATCGGGTGATGCGGCAGCAGCGCGGCCACCGCCGCCGACAGCGTGCAGCCGGTGCCGTGATCGTTGCGTGTCGCGATGCGCGGCGCGGCCAGCTCGGTGGTGCCGCTCGCGCCGAACAGCAGGTCGGTGCTGTCCGCCCCCGCCAGGTGACCGCCCTTGAGCAGCACCCAGCGCGGGCCGAGCGCATGCAGCGCGGGCAGCGCCTCGTGCATCGCCGCCGGCGAGGCGGGGGCCGGCCGGTCGAGCAGCACGCCGGCCTCGGGCAGGTTCGGCGTGATCAGCGTGGCGATCGGCACCAGCCGTTCACGGATCGCCGCCACCGCGTCGGGCGCGAGCAGCCGGTCGCCGCTCTTGGCCACCATCACGGGATCGAGCACGATGGTGGTGACGCGATGGCGAGCCAGCGCCGCGGCGACGGCCTCGACGATCTCCGCGGTGGCGAGCATCCCGAGCTTCACGGCATGCACGGTCACGTCGTCGAACACCGCATCGATCTGCTCGACGATGAAGGCCGGGTCGAGCGTCTGGAAGCCGCGCACGCCGCGGGTGTTTTGCGCGACCACCGCCGTGATGACCGACATCCCGTAGGCGCCGAGCGCCGAGAATGTCTTCAGGTCGGCCTGGATGCCGGCGCCGCCGGTCGGGTCGGTGCCGGCGATGCTGAGCACGTTGGCGATCATGGGGACGGCATCCGCTGCGCCGGCGCGCGCCGATGCGGGCGCCGCAACCTGGTTGCCCGCGCAACCAGGCGGGCCGGGCCGGCAAAGCCGGCGCCGCACCGCCTGCGTGGCCGCATCGCGCGACGCGCCGGCCGCCGCTTCAAGGCTCGCATCGGTGCCTCAGCCGCGCGGCTTGGTGGCCTGGAACAACACGAACGGCGCGTAGCCGCCGAGGTCGTCCACCGCCGGTTCGCCGTCGAGCGCGGGTGCCGTGTCCACCACGCTGAGCGCCTTCGCCGAATCGATCGCGAAGCCGGCCGAGATCAGCATCTCGCGGTAGGTGGTGGTGTCCCAGTGGGTATCGACGATCTCGAACACGCCGTGCCCCGGCACGTCGAGGAACACCGGCCGCTCGTCGCCGTCGTGGTACACCACGCCCGGATGGCCGTTGCGGAACGTCGGGTAGCTGACGCCGGTGGTGCGCGGGTTCGTGTCGAGGATGTAGAACCGGCCGCCCGGCTTCAGCACGCGGAACACCTCGGCGGCGATGCGGCCCAGTTCCTCGCGCTCGGGGACGTTGATGAACAGGAAGCACGACACCGCGGCGTCGAAACTGGCCTCCGGAAACGGCGTGCTGCCGCTGCGGATCAGCGCGTAGTCGAGCCCGTCGCCGTCGGCACCGCCGGCGGCCCGGGCCTTCTCGATCATGGTCGGCGCGATGTCCACGCCCGTCACGTGCGCCACGCCCGCGGCCTTGAGCCGCCGCGAGACCTTGCCGCCGCCGCAGCCGTAGTCGAGCACGCGGATCGCGGTGCCCTGCGTGCCGGTGAGCGTGGCGATCAGCGGCTGGTAGCCGAAATGCGCTTCCACGCGATCGTCGTAGGCATCGAACAGGCGCGAGACCTGGTCCTCGGTCCAATCGGTTTTCATCGTGTATGCCCTGTCAGTGCAGCAATGCCAGCGTCTCGCCCCAGCGATTGAACAGATAGTCGCGATGGAACGGGTGAAGGAAGCTCAGCGAGCGGTCGGGGAGCGGTGCGTCGGAGCGGATCTGCCGGTACACCCAGAAGAGCCCGAGGATGTCGCGCCAGTACGGGTCGAGGTCGATGTCCTGCAGCGTCGCGAACGACACCTGCCCCGCGCGGATCCGCGCCTCGTGATCGAGTACGCGGCGGATCGTGGCCGGCCCGCAGCCGGGCGGCATGCGCGGCGGCGCCACCGCCGTGACGGCCGTGCCGGGAGGCCCGAGCAGCGCCTCGGCCTGCAGCAGGTTCTGGTCGTAGATGTGGACCGAGCCGACGTGGTGCGTGTAGGTGCCGAGTTCGCAGCCGATCGCCGAGGCCAGGTATTCCTGCAGGAACGTGAACGAGAACACGTCGTTGAGCAGGCCGACGTAGGCGTCGTTGGCGCGCATGAAGGCCACCATGTTCAAGCGCCCGTCGCGCAGCAGCAACTGCAGGCCGAGCGTGCAGGACACGTCGATGTTGCGCTTGTAGAGGTCCTCGCGCCCGTCGAAGATCTGCAGCACGACGCGCTTGCTCTCGGCGTCGTCGCGCTTGAGGATGTCGATCGCGCGTTCGATCTGGTCGATGCCGTCCTCGCCGAGATGCAGCAGCCGCGCACCGTAGCCGGTGCCGGGCAGGGTCTTGCCGTCCGCGCTGTAGCGCGCCATCGACGGCGCGTAGTACTCGATGAACGCGAGGTCGTTGCGCCCCGACAGGTACCACAGCGCCTCGGCGTAGTTGAACACCACGTTCTGCTTGCGCGAGGCATGGCGGCAGAAGCGCGCGAGCGGATCCTCGATCCGCGCGCTGTAGCCGATGATCTCGCGCTCGGCCTGGCCGCGCGGCGCGTTGCGGTATTCGTAGGCGGTGCAGACGTCGCGCAGCGTGGCGAGATACAGCTCGTCGAGATTCGCGAAATGGGTGCGCATGATCAGCGCCCGTCTTCCAGGCGCCCGATGGCCGCCTCGATCGTGCCCGGATCGAGATCGCCGTTGCGATACTCGACGCGCTCGAGACGCGTGACCGTGTGCAAGCCCTGCACGAGGTAGGCGTAGTCGCGGCCGGCCTCGAGCAGCAGCACGATCGGCTTGCCGAGCGCCGAGGCCCAGCCCAGCTCGATGTGCGTGCCCGGCGACGCGGGCGCGCCGGGAAACGCCACGAAGTAGTCGCACTGGCTGATCTGCTCGTAGTCGATGCGCGTGCATTGCTCCGGCGTCATGAATTCGCGGCCCCATTTCTCGCGCCGATGCGCGCAATGCACGTCCCAGCCGCGCCCCTCGAAATGCTCGATCACGCGGCCGAACTGGTTGATGTGCTCGGCGGACATCGTGCCGGTCGCAGGATCCACCAGGGACTTGAACGGACCACCCAGGAACATTCGTTTCATCGCTGTCGTCTCTCTCGATTGGAATGATTGATCTCGTGAGCACGCAGGCCGACCCGGCCGACGTGATCCGCCAGAACTCCGGAAAACCCGTGAATGCCGTCCGGCATCCGTACCCACCGGCAATCGACCGCGTCGTCGCCGGGCCGCGGCTCGCCGCTCAGGTGGCGGCACAGCAGTGCGATCAGCACGTAGTGGTGATGCCGGCCGCTCGCATCGAACTCGCGCACCTCGACCACGTCGACCAGTTCGCCCACCTCGGCCTGCACGCCCGTTTCTTCCATCAATTCGCGCCGCGCGGCGTCGTGCAGGCTCTCGCCCGGCTCGACCGAGCCGCCGGGAAAGCCCCAGCTGCCCTTCTGCGGTTCCTTCCCGCGCTGCACCAGAATCAGCTCGTCGCCACGGAACACGATCGCGATCACCGCGACGCGCGGCCAGGCGGCCGGCGCTTGCGGGCCACCGCCCGGTTGCTCGCCCATCAAGTTTCGCTCTCCTTCGGATTGCCGGCGACACCCGATGCGCTTCGCTGATGCGCGGCGAACGCGCCGCCGGTCACCGGAAAATCGCCTGTCCGGATTCGCCGGTTTTCAAAAAATAACACATCGATTACAGTCGCGTCGTATCAAAAAGACATTAAATCAATTTCCCGAAGCAGTTAATATCCCACCTATCAAAATCAACCCATCAAGTAATTGACACATCACCGCGCTGGTGATTCCATATCGCTCACCTGCAAAAAGACGGCATCGGCACTAACCTGCCAGATATTCCAGTCTTTAACCAAAATGACCGATCGAAAATGTTGCAGCGCAATTTGAATCGGCCTGGATCCTTTTACCGGGAAGGGTTTTCGATGCATTGAACGAATTACCGGATACAGTCGTGCCGAATCATCCGGGCTCCCCGGCTGGTATCCGGATTATGCCAATTCGTCCCACATCGAAT
This window encodes:
- a CDS encoding LysR family transcriptional regulator, which translates into the protein MQLDDLRIFIATVDAGSFTGAADKLLLSKQFVSRRMATLEAALRVRLLNRNTRKLAVTESGQTFYTHAQRILAEVAQAEEAMSARHTELHGSLKISAPMSFGMSHLSPLIAEFLAAHPAVRLDVELSDRRVDLIGEGFDLALRIGALADSTLVARTLGTLRMIACCSPAYCRLHGEPATPADLHGHACLLYGQELRDGWEFDTPGGRRAYDVQGPLVANNGDVVRDAAIAGLGIALLPQFIVGPALARGELVAILGAHASPPLRLSAVYPQHRQGSTAIRTLLAFLETRLADALGAQPDTAH
- a CDS encoding MFS transporter; protein product: MPESTDLSGPSPHALRQATFQRFWSARVLSSISFQMLSVAIGWHIYALTKSAYALGLVGLAQFLPMFVLTLVVGHVADRYDRRRIVATCQTLLAFASAMFLAGTLGGWLNAPMIYALAVCLGAARAFENPTVASLLPAVVPRAQLPRATALSTSATQTALIIGPAAGGLLYGVGPNVVYLIGIVCFGCAAYLMGTLKLTSKPVPRAPVTLESVFSGIAFIRREPAILGALSLDLFAVLFGGAVSLMPIYARDILHAGPWGLGLLRSAPAIGALAGTLWFARHPMRKRPGIAMFGGVVVFGLATLVFGLSTWLPLSIVSLATLGAADVISVVVRSSLVQLRTPDEMLGRVSAVNALFIGTSNQLGEFESGITAGWWGARPAVLIGGACTIAIALLWTRVFPSLRTMRSLEAEK
- a CDS encoding flavin reductase produces the protein MTAPSRASADDDARTLFRHAMAHLGAAVNVITTAGPHGRCGVTASAVCSVTDTPPTLLVCLNRSSSTHATFTGHSSLCVNVLPAEHEPLARHFAGLTNLPMDARFGQTGWDEGPGGLPVLRDALASVQGTIVEMKDVGSHTVLFVEATAIRVRGEGDALIYFGRAFHRVGKALAEQQ
- the bcmE gene encoding thiamine pyridinylase, producing MRRMFCRFMLAVGCWLAILPYAFAGAPQQLTVALYPWVPRVDQFQQAIETEWKKVHPEIALQFVPDSEWDGGYSGDPPASADVYIYDAIFFDYFRSKNWLEPLAASEVQNIGDYLPYAIDGVKVGDRYYSLPQLGCANLLFYHKHDAALAAATTLTQVHAALQQCTYTSEMPPDRRGLMFDMSGGTTSSALYLDAAHSQNGAYPLPLPWSAAQLDPDAVASLRTLLAMASFPNATASLPGQYDRSVWFSNGEGRAVIGYSESMSAMSEATRQDIDFKIMPLSDHAEPPLFYADVIGVNTTTNLRGTRALAVQLANLIAASTTMLESIGPDASAVPQYLFATRRSVLDTLAASYPLYAKMNALLDAAGQPEMFKLDAQARNWLDTMSPPIQQSAQANYVCGCDIDTTRPIADYRAAQAVCPAVCSAQGGWNGQWTNRQPAAPAGTSACGCNACPTSAPTASMVPAARTLKFGKFAH
- the thiD gene encoding bifunctional hydroxymethylpyrimidine kinase/phosphomethylpyrimidine kinase: MIANVLSIAGTDPTGGAGIQADLKTFSALGAYGMSVITAVVAQNTRGVRGFQTLDPAFIVEQIDAVFDDVTVHAVKLGMLATAEIVEAVAAALARHRVTTIVLDPVMVAKSGDRLLAPDAVAAIRERLVPIATLITPNLPEAGVLLDRPAPASPAAMHEALPALHALGPRWVLLKGGHLAGADSTDLLFGASGTTELAAPRIATRNDHGTGCTLSAAVAALLPHHPMEESVRRAKAYLNGALAESWRLEVGHGRGPTHHFHALWR
- a CDS encoding class I SAM-dependent methyltransferase, which produces MKTDWTEDQVSRLFDAYDDRVEAHFGYQPLIATLTGTQGTAIRVLDYGCGGGKVSRRLKAAGVAHVTGVDIAPTMIEKARAAGGADGDGLDYALIRSGSTPFPEASFDAAVSCFLFINVPEREELGRIAAEVFRVLKPGGRFYILDTNPRTTGVSYPTFRNGHPGVVYHDGDERPVFLDVPGHGVFEIVDTHWDTTTYREMLISAGFAIDSAKALSVVDTAPALDGEPAVDDLGGYAPFVLFQATKPRG
- a CDS encoding thymidylate synthase, with protein sequence MRTHFANLDELYLATLRDVCTAYEYRNAPRGQAEREIIGYSARIEDPLARFCRHASRKQNVVFNYAEALWYLSGRNDLAFIEYYAPSMARYSADGKTLPGTGYGARLLHLGEDGIDQIERAIDILKRDDAESKRVVLQIFDGREDLYKRNIDVSCTLGLQLLLRDGRLNMVAFMRANDAYVGLLNDVFSFTFLQEYLASAIGCELGTYTHHVGSVHIYDQNLLQAEALLGPPGTAVTAVAPPRMPPGCGPATIRRVLDHEARIRAGQVSFATLQDIDLDPYWRDILGLFWVYRQIRSDAPLPDRSLSFLHPFHRDYLFNRWGETLALLH
- a CDS encoding nucleoside 2-deoxyribosyltransferase; the protein is MKRMFLGGPFKSLVDPATGTMSAEHINQFGRVIEHFEGRGWDVHCAHRREKWGREFMTPEQCTRIDYEQISQCDYFVAFPGAPASPGTHIELGWASALGKPIVLLLEAGRDYAYLVQGLHTVTRLERVEYRNGDLDPGTIEAAIGRLEDGR
- a CDS encoding NUDIX hydrolase encodes the protein MGEQPGGGPQAPAAWPRVAVIAIVFRGDELILVQRGKEPQKGSWGFPGGSVEPGESLHDAARRELMEETGVQAEVGELVDVVEVREFDASGRHHHYVLIALLCRHLSGEPRPGDDAVDCRWVRMPDGIHGFSGVLADHVGRVGLRAHEINHSNRERRQR